A region from the Sphingomonas sp. S2-65 genome encodes:
- a CDS encoding PaaI family thioesterase yields the protein MSIPPYAALLGLRIEPGETAPTLVMPFAMDVVGRPGFLHGGAIGGLLEMAAITALDQALDREGGGRFKPIGITVDYMRGGRDKPTHARGTVTRLGKRIANVEAIAWQDDAGQPIAKARTNYLILR from the coding sequence ATGAGCATTCCGCCTTATGCCGCGCTGCTGGGGCTGCGCATCGAGCCGGGCGAGACCGCGCCGACGCTGGTGATGCCCTTCGCAATGGACGTGGTCGGGCGTCCGGGATTCCTGCACGGCGGGGCGATCGGCGGGCTGCTGGAGATGGCGGCGATCACCGCGCTGGATCAGGCGCTGGATCGAGAGGGCGGCGGCCGCTTCAAGCCGATCGGGATCACCGTCGACTATATGCGCGGCGGCCGCGACAAGCCGACGCATGCCCGGGGGACAGTGACGCGGCTGGGCAAGCGTATCGCCAACGTGGAAGCGATCGCCTGGCAGGACGATGCCGGCCAGCCGATCGCCAAGGCGCGGACGAATTACCTGATCCTGCGATAG
- a CDS encoding PaaI family thioesterase, with the protein MNEDEAAGARRFDPKRLFESRFAGHGATLGIDYHDHGSDWAELALPYAEKLIGDPASGVIASGPILALMDMATSVAVWLKVGMFLPHATLDLRIDYLRPAKPGGTVIGRGECYRITRSVAFVRGQAHDGDPGDPVANVAATFMAAESYR; encoded by the coding sequence ATGAACGAGGATGAAGCGGCCGGGGCCCGCCGGTTCGACCCCAAGCGCCTGTTCGAAAGCCGCTTTGCCGGGCATGGCGCGACCCTGGGCATCGACTATCATGACCATGGCAGCGACTGGGCGGAACTGGCGCTGCCTTATGCCGAGAAGCTGATCGGTGACCCGGCCTCGGGGGTGATCGCCTCGGGTCCGATCCTGGCGCTGATGGACATGGCGACGAGCGTCGCGGTGTGGCTGAAGGTCGGCATGTTCTTGCCGCACGCGACGCTGGACCTGCGCATCGACTATCTGCGGCCCGCCAAGCCGGGGGGGACGGTGATCGGGCGCGGCGAGTGCTACCGCATCACCCGATCGGTCGCGTTCGTGCGGGGGCAGGCGCATGACGGCGACCCTGGCGACCCGGTTGCGAACGTCGCGGCGACCTTCATGGCGGCGGAGAGCTATCGATGA
- a CDS encoding crotonase/enoyl-CoA hydratase family protein, translating into MTEPPVTIAIEDGVADVRLARPDKLNALDPAMFAELAAAIDRLGAAPGLRAVVLSGEGRGFCAGLDMASMAAGSPGASIEDRSHGPANLFQQVAWGWRTLRVPVIAALHGMALGGGLQIASGADVRIAAPGTKLSVMELKWGIVPDMAGFALWRGLIRDDVLRELTYTARTFEAEEAARLGFVTRIAEDPHAEALALARSIAARSPDAIRAAKRLANQEGDAAAILAAESREQAALLRTPNQMEAVMANLQKRDPVFTD; encoded by the coding sequence ATGACCGAACCCCCCGTGACCATCGCTATCGAGGACGGCGTCGCCGATGTGCGCCTTGCCCGGCCCGACAAGCTCAACGCGCTCGACCCTGCGATGTTCGCCGAACTGGCGGCGGCGATCGACCGGCTGGGTGCCGCGCCCGGCCTGCGCGCGGTGGTGCTCTCGGGCGAGGGCCGCGGCTTCTGCGCCGGCCTCGACATGGCGAGTATGGCGGCGGGCAGCCCCGGCGCCTCGATCGAGGACCGAAGCCACGGCCCCGCCAACCTGTTTCAGCAGGTCGCCTGGGGCTGGCGGACGCTGCGCGTGCCGGTGATCGCCGCATTGCACGGCATGGCGCTCGGCGGTGGGCTCCAGATCGCCAGCGGCGCCGATGTCCGGATCGCCGCACCTGGAACGAAGCTTTCGGTGATGGAGCTCAAATGGGGCATCGTCCCCGACATGGCGGGATTCGCGCTATGGCGCGGGCTGATCCGGGACGACGTGCTGCGCGAACTCACCTACACCGCCCGCACCTTCGAGGCGGAGGAGGCAGCACGGCTCGGCTTCGTCACTCGCATTGCCGAGGATCCGCATGCCGAGGCCCTGGCGCTGGCTCGCAGCATCGCCGCGCGCAGCCCGGATGCGATCCGCGCCGCCAAGCGGCTGGCCAACCAGGAGGGCGATGCGGCGGCGATTCTTGCTGCCGAGAGCCGCGAACAGGCCGCGCTGCTCCGCACGCCCAACCAGATGGAGGCGGTAATGGCCAACCTCCAGAAGCGCGACCCCGTCTTCACCGACTGA